The following proteins are co-located in the Colletotrichum lupini chromosome 4, complete sequence genome:
- a CDS encoding potassium transport protein 1: protein MAWQLWEKFKVDHPVTADHMSEACAAVRPYLPPVNFITAHYAYFIFTGLIFAGIFHGLSHSADSISFIDSLFLVISAFTTSGLNTVDISKLATAQQAIIALMMVLGSPVFVSIFTIWLRARVFEKRFEDIVEAERNRRIKKTGAIVGMAGAMIGLPVMSSFKGSKRKQKKSRHERQAEADAFQLTGSTSQGHGRSHSQTNQQESGPSGMLERIEEGQRLGFSTGSTEPLSPKSNTATRRRPFSRDDSRQSVSESFDFKTFIHENKESVGRNGQFFDLTEEQREYLGGVEYRALKILFTIVCIYLILWQILGAITLGAWSYVHSQSITAVNAQNSWWAGIFLAVSSFNNAGMTLLDAGVTAFDNDAFVLTIVTILSLAGNAAFPAFLRATVYFCSLVLKVSVDSDEYTVWKEAFDFILKYPRRLYMMMFPSKANLVFVTMFSTIAVMDWVLLLVLSIGNSAIEAYPVGKRVGLALFQALSIPSSGFAVVSVSSLYFDVLVLWVIVMYISAYPEIIVMRNSNVYEERSLGIYTTQSEKSEELNSTPDESAEELLPTFGPLLSRPTSGHTLGLERSAVSAPGASQEKSGISTKPIKKIAAIGRRGTSFVGKQIQSRMNNFQGVGVTARPRLKRSAAINFNDPNEASGSTSAFEGHVSLVSQHLRGQLSHDIWAIAFSLFLITLIETSHSIADPGSYSVFNFLFEIVSGYTNIGLSMGLPNYSFSFVGGWYTGSKLVMIIMMIRGRHRGLPVALDHAVKLPGWDNVRKQNEDAEIRRSLGRSRTTLDI, encoded by the exons ATGGCATGGCAACTTTGGGAGAAGTTCAAGGTCGACCATCCAGTCACGGCGGACCACATGTCTGAAGCATGCGCTGCCGTCCGTCCATACCTGCCTCCGGTCAACTTTATCACAGCCCACTACGCCTACTTCATATTCACTGGGCTTATCTTTGCCGGCATCTTTCACGGGCTTTCGCACTCGGCTGATAGCATTAGCTTTATTGACAGCCTTTTCCTCGTCATCTCTGCCTTTACCACATCCGGACTCAACACAGTGGACATCAGCAAACTCGCTACCGCCCAGCAGGCTATCATTGCCTTAATGATGGTTCTTGGCAGTCCTGTATTCGTCTCCATTTTCACCATTTGGCTCCGTGCTCGCGTTTTTGAAAAGCGTTTCGAGGACATTGTCGAGGCCGAACGAAACAGGAGGATAAAGAAGACTGGCGCCATAGTCGGCATGGCTGGAGCCATGATTGGCCTTCCTGTGATGTCATCCTTCAAGGGGTCCAAGCGGAAGCAAAAGAAGAGTAGACACGAGCGGCAGGCTGAGGCTGATGCCTTCCAGTTGACGGGATCGACATCCCAGGGCCACGGCCGGAGCCATAGCCAGACAAACCAGCAAGAGTCTGGACCATCCGGCATGCTGGAACGTATCGAAGAAGGCCAAAGGCTTGGCTTCTCCACTGGTTCCACCGAGCCGCTCTCGCCCAAGTCGAATACCGCTACGAGGAGGAGGCCTTTCAGTCGTGACGACAGTCGCCAGTCCGTTTCAGAAAGCTTCGATTTCAAGACTTTCATCCACGAGAACAAGGAGTCCGTCGGCAGGAACGGCCAGTTCTTCGACCTCACAGAAGAACAGCGCGAATACCTGGGTGGAGTCGAATATCGCGCCCTCAAGATTCTGTTTACCATTGTCTGCATCTACTTGATACTCTGGCAGATCCTTGGGGCCATCACGCTCGGCGCCTGGTCGTACGTGCACAGCCAAAGTATAACAGCCGTAAACGCTCAAAATTCCTGGTGGGCTGGCATTTTTTTAGCCGTCTCTTCATTCAATAATGCTGGAATGACGCTCCTCGACGCAGGCGTGACAGCCTTTGACAATGATGCCTTCGTCTTAACTATTGTAACCATCCTCTCTCTAGCCGGAAACGCTGCGTTTCCTGCGTTCCTCAGAGCCACTGTTTACTTCTGCAGTCTGGTCTTGAAAGTCTCTGTTGACAGCGACGAATACACCGTGTGGAAGGAAGCTTTTGACTTCATCCTGAAGTACCCTCGTCGTTTGTACATGATGATGTTTCCTTCCAAGGCCAATCTGGTGTTTGTCACAATGTTCAGCACCATTGCTGTTATGGACTGGGTCCTTCTATTGGTTCTCAGCATTGGCAACTCCGCTATCGAGGCATACCCAGTTGGAAAGCGAGTCGGGCTGGCCCTATTTCAGGCACTAA GCATTCCTTCCTCAGGCTTCGCAGTTGTTTCTGTGTCAAGCCTCTATTTCGACGTTCTTGTCCTATGGGTCATCGTAATGTATATTTCCGCGTACCCGGAGATCATCGTCATGCGAAACTCAAAT GTGTACGAAGAACGGTCACTGGGAATTTACACCACACAATCTGAAAAGTCCGAGGAGTTGAACTCAACTCCAGACGAGTCGGCAGAGGAGCTCCTGCCAACCTTTGGGCCCCTCCTATCTCGACCGACGTCTGGCCATACCCTTGGCCTAGAAAGATCAGCAGTCTCAGCACCAGGCGCGTCACAAGAAAAGTCGGGCATTTCTACGAAGCCAATTAAGAAAATAGCCGCCATCGGCAGGCGTGGCACCTCCTTCGTGGGCAAGCAGATCCAAAGTAGGATGAATAACTTCCAAGGTGTAGGCGTAACGGCGAGGCCCCGGCTGAAGCGGTCTGCTGCTATTAACTTCAACGACCCAAACGAGGCGTCAGGATCTACCTCGGCTTTCGAGGGCCACGTAAGCCTCGTGTCGCAGCACCTTCGAGGACAGCTGTCACACGATATCTGGGCCATTGCGTTTTCTCTATTCTTAATCACACTTATCGAGACGTCTCATTCAATTGCGGACCCAGGATCCTATAGCGTATTCAACTTCCTGTTCGAAATCGTGTCGGGATATACCAATATCGGACTGTCTATGGGACTGCCAAATTACTCATTCAGCTTCGTGGGCGGCTGGTACACAGGTTCAAAGCTGGTAATGATTATTATGATGATTCGTGGTAGGCATAGGGGCTTGCCGGTCGCACTAGACCATGCCGTCAAGCTGCCCGGCTGGGACAATGTTAGAAAACAGAATGAGGACGCTGAGATTAGACGAAGTTTGGGTAGGAGTCGGACTACATTAGATATCTAG
- a CDS encoding aspartate aminotransferase codes for MVKLEFFAVDHWLAERLTSTRHNLAHTSAHPASISDLEAVPGQENCDDFLSSFRSQPLDYPADFSGLASLRSKIANLYSEDLSFEKVLTTASGSLANFIVFYALIGPGDHVIVPSPGYPQLQAIPGSLGAEVSFWKADPQNEWNFDFDELEGLIKLNTKMIVINNPLNPLGTVLSEAALLKIIDIARKHSIIVFSDEIYRPIFYPSSFSESRTPPSIISLGYEKTIATSALSKSYSLAGIRIGWLASASQDIIDLCVNARAYCLIATSQLDEHVADFALDSKRSASIVHQNISQAKRNKLIVQAFIDHHSDVCSWVAPVGAALGFMKFTRGDRLVNDLSLCKVLHEKEGVLLVPGTCFGKEYAGWIRIGLGMPSQRLKDGLEVVSRFISNGYSNIPLASIG; via the exons ATGGTCAAGCTCGAATTTTTCGCAGTGGATCAT TGGCTCGCGGAGCGATTAACGTCAACCCGCCACAACCTTGCTCATACCTCAGCGCATCCGGCATCTATCTCAGATCTTGAAGCTGTTCCCGGCCAAGAGAACTGCGACGACTTCCTCTCCTCTTTTCGATCTCAACCTCTTGATTATCCCGCAGATTTCTCCGGTCTCGCCTCCTTGCGATCCAAAATTGCAAACCTCTATTCGGAGGACTTGTCCTTTGAAAAAGTGTTGACCACTGCCAGCGGGTCACTTGCCAATTTCATTGTCTTCTATGCTTTGATTGGACCTGGAGATCATGTCATCGTACCTTCTCCTGGCTATCCTCAGCTTCAGGCTATTCCTGGGTCGTTGGGCGCAGAAGTAAGCTTCTGGAAGGCCGACCCCCAAAACGAGTGGAACTTCGACTTTGATGAGCTGGAAGGACTTATCAAATTAAATACCAAAATGATAGTCATCAA CAATCCTCTCAATCCTCTGGGCACAGTTCTATCTGAGGCGGCGCTGCTTAAAATCATCGACATAGCCCGAAAACACTCTATCATTGTCTTCAGCGACGAGATTTACCGGCCAATTTTTTACCCATCTTCTTTTAGCGAAAGTCGAACACCGCCTTCTATCATCTCCCTAGGCTATGAAAAAACCATAGCAACCAGTGCATTGTCAAAAAGCTATTCTCTTGCGGGAATTCGCATCGGCTGGCTTGCGTCGGCAAGCCAAGACATCATTGACCTTTGTGTTAACGCTCGTGCTTATTGCCTCATCGCCACAAGTCAATTAGATGAACATGTCGCAGATTTTGCGCTGGACTCAAAACGCTCTGCTTCTATCGTTCACCAGAATATTTCGCAAGCAAAGCGAAACAAACTCATCGTGCAGGCCTTTATTGACCATCATTCGGATGTGTGCAGTTGGGTGGCACCGGTAGGAGCGGCCTTGGGATTCATGAAGTTCACGCGAGGTGACAGACTTGTGAACGATTTGTCCTTGTGCAAAGTACTTCATGAGAAGGAAGGGGTCCTCTTGGTTCCAGGAACCTGCTTTGGGAAGGAATATGCAGGATGGATCCGCATTGGTCTTGGCATGCCATCTCAACGGCTTAAAGACGGCTTGGAGGTGGTCTCAAGGTTCATTTCGAATGGCTACAGCAACATACCCCTGGCTTCTATCGGATGA
- a CDS encoding cystathionine beta-synthase, with protein sequence MRTILDSAADAFGCTPLVRLDRIASALGLDGTIFAELGYLDPGDSKRAPIAELTSSNAGTELSIVCANKGYRFVAAMHKGLYWTCRKMAALGAEVLLIYQMPDSVPREVSRPYLQPVGEKRNWDGALGQSNGNLDGFGTEPIQQCFTVEPHEAAVLADQPVSRPVHPIQGKDYVMTSVIARKEGLFGWFSRGANISAAFESLKAPVQGQICHETGMLSLCPVLLRVNLTFAQHTDCSLFFDLDELIQSTLNPLHPDWKATSRGPQTDCLSFQKWLSSEKWLPIHNSHEWPPPPQEKTWRTFFDCYLKKANHD encoded by the exons ATGCGGACAATTCTTGATTCGGCGGCAGATGCTTTCGGCTGCACACCTCTCGTGCGCCTAGATCGAATCGCGTCTGCTCTCGGCCTCGATGGAACGATTTTTGCTGAACTTGGCTATCTGGATCCTGGTGATTCGAAAAGGGCC CCAATTGCTGAGCTTACGAGTAGCAACGCGGGCACTGAGCTTTCGATTGTTTGCGCCAACAAAGGCTACAGATTCGTCGCTGCCATGCACAAGGGACTTTATTGGACGTGCCGCAAGATGGCCGCACTGGGCGCTGAGGTTTTGCTCATTTACCAAATGCCAGACTCGGTACCTAGAGAGGTTTCGAGACCTTATCTGCAACCTGTGGGAGAAAAG CGGAACTGGGACGGAGCTTTGGGACAGAGCAATGGCAATCTTGATGGGTTT GGCACTGAACCCATCCAGCAATGCTTCACTGTCGAACCTCACGAAGCAGCCGTCTTGGCTGATCAGCCTGTTTCTCGACCAGTGCATCCTATTCAGGGAAAAGACTATGTGATGACTAGCGTGATTGCGCGCAAGGAGGGATTATTTGGATGGTTCTCCCGCGGCGCGAACATAAGCGCGGCTTTTGAATCGCTCAAGGCGCCCGTGCAAGG GCAAATATGTCACGAAACAGGAATGCTATCGCTTTGTCCCGTGCTACTCCGCGTGAACCTCACATTCGCTCAGCATACAGACTGCTCTCTTTTCTTCGACTTAGATGAGTTGATTCAATCCACTTTGAACCCACTCCAT CCTGACTGGAA AGCAACATCGCGCGGCCCTCAAACGGATTGTCTGTCCTTT CAAAAGTGGCTAAGCTCTGAGAAATGGCTGCCCATTCACAACAGCCACGAATGGCCAC CCCCGCCTCAAGAGAAGACCTGGAGAACGTTCTTTGACTGTTATCTCAAGAAAGCTAACCACGATTAG